gaagtatattttgaaattataaatagagtttTCTTTTGTCTAAGTTATGTATTATACTTTATaatatagaataaattaaatgattttttaagtcttaaatatgtctttattttttaaatgtagttgtgttttattttatttttctgtagaAATTTTTGTTTGACCTTTGAAATTTACGTTATTGATTTGAGTCTTTgctattattttttagttgtaAAATATATTCTCTTCCTCTTGTAACGCGCGCTGTGGATAATTTACTTTTAgatcttataaattattttaaacaaaatattatatgaacttagaaaatgaaaataaatatattaataagaaaaacatgATAACTGagattaaaacaattttttacagGACTAGAAgctaaacaaaaatttatagtaactaaaaataaaataaagtacgACTATATTTtagaacaaaaaatatttttaagtctACTTTTAATCAGTTAACCCTTCGACggattctttttgtttttaatgtataaaaaaatattaaacattttttaaataatatttttatatcatagcCTATTATACTAATTAAATGAACGAATACATTTGCAAGCAACATTAATAATATTCCTGCTTTATAAAAGTACTTATTATTAATACTGATTGAGCTTTCAAACAATACTAGTTGAGGGATCTTTTATGGAAATGAAAAGAGAAGAATCGCATCCCATAAGTTTTTGTGGGCCTCGCATATGTCTTTCACTTTTTGTACACTTTAATTCTCTTACCTCAATTCGTAatgatttgaaaaattaatcatCTCGTAATGAGAAAAAGACAAATATCATAAACAAATGGTAATTAAGGGAGAGTTTATATTACCATTTGCTAGTTGTAGTCGCTTTGTTTCTTTGACATTAGAAACGGAAAATAGAATTAGAgattagaatttaaattaagtcttacttaatttaaataataacttaaataatgttttattccaAATAAAATATGTCTAGTGCATTGACTActaattagttaattttaactGTTGTATGAAAGTATTTCTAAGATGAAGATcctttaatgttatattttgtcCTAGTATGAGAAAAAAACACGAGACTATTATTACCCATAATTATTTGTGTATACTCTTTTAATTTtgcttttaaaaatatgacaCTGTTACTAGGGAGAAGAGAATTATTGTGTGAGCATACCAATGGCAGACCTTTGTTATTAAAGTACAAAATGGTACCTTTGTTAGATTTTGTTGCCATAAATGAGAATCACCGACAGCTTTTGCTTTTAAAACCCAAACGTGAACATGAGCTGcatcaatttttttctcctaAGAATTTGgtgaaaacaaagaaattttcAATCCAGTTTGGAGTAGAAGAATCAATCCAGATTAAGCTATACTCAGATACTTCCACAAATTTCGTGGAGCAACTAATTCTAAGTTTTCTTTCCGAAGATGGTATACAAAAAAGATTTACAGGACATGGATTCTCTACAAAAACACAAGGTTCATTCTTTATACCTTACCCCTGGGGTCGAGACAGCTTAAATACAGGAGATAGGggagagaataaaaaataataaatcagcAACTCTGTTCAGCACGGATCACACGCACTCATTGTCAATGAGTTTTGGCTAAAAGTTACGTGCACTCCTGAAAATCCAATGAGAAGTGCTGTGAATGTCCATAAAAGTTAAGCATCAACACCGCAACATACTAAGTCATCCCTTGATAAGAGGCTTTAAAATAAATCTACGTTGTTTTTTAAGATATTGGCCTTTGTTTTATACCAGGACTGAAATCCCCTTCATTTCCAGGATCAAACTGTTTCAGTTATCCTAGTGTGTAACTGGAAGCAGATCAGGCAGGATGGTTATTCGAGAAAGAGAAGAATTGCACAATAGGTAGCAGTTCCAATGCATATAGAAAAGGGAATGGGCACCAGCTTAAGTTCAGTTATGAAAAAACAGCAGCATTTCATTTCTCAAAATTCATACTGCCTTCATAAACTTCTATATCAATATCCTAAGAAGGTCAGGGTGAACCTAAATTTGGTCATTCATTGATGGGAAACACAAGTTTTCACACAAATTACGATCAAGTTGCGCCTACTTGTCTAGAAATTGAAACagttaaaattttcatcaatGATGAAGGCCGATCCCTCTGGACCTCAGAGACCAATCCAGAAGACCCAAATCCTAGATTTTGACAGGGATAACCATGTTTAAGTAATCATTATCTTTTTATACTAAACAATTGAGCATAAAAGAAACAGTAtcacaataaagaaaaataaagatataaaattgaCCTGGTAGAAATTGTCTGGGAATTTACAGTCCCCCTAGGAGCACTTGCTCTGCGTGCCCTATGATCATGTTCCTTGCTTATCCGCATTGCGGCAACCTCCTTCTCCATAGAAGCAACTTCCCTGCGCATTTTTCTGGCCTCAACTTCCATAGCTTTGTTCAACGTATCAACCTTTTTTGCCAGCATCTTccaacattaaataaaaaaaaaatgaattagacAAGGGAAAAAGTGGAATAGGTAATCTTATATATGATTTGAGATGATACCTCTATTGCATCATCCTTGTCTTTAAGAGTTTGGTCCTTTTCATGGCAAGCTTTCCTAAGAGATATAACCTCTTTTTGCATCATGTCATACAACATTCCTGAAACACAGTCTTCATTTTCTGCTATAGATTTGTTTACTGGAATACCATTTGCTCTCTCATGTGCAGTAATAGTCTCACTAGTGATGGTCTGATTATTGGTCTTTGTTGGCATGTTATCTACCCCATTTGCATCAAAGGTTGGCCTCTCTCTCTCCAGGTTTCTACTACCACCATCAAATGATCTAGATGAAAGTTTGGCATGTTTTAGTAACACATTAGCACTATTAGATCTTAGAGACCCTGATCTTGAAGTTGAGGTTTTCCTCGATAAATATCCATTGGAAGAAGATGCAGAGGGACTCTCAGCTCCACCAAAAGACTGTCGCCGTGAAGGCCCAGTGGAAATGTTTTTTCCATCTGATACAGTGAATTTGAAATTACCAATAGATGTCTTAACCCTTTCTTCCAAAACTTTGAAGCGCAATTGATATTTTTCCTGtgaaatcaattaaatattttagaacaAGCTTTTCAATAGGAATCAAATTTTTGGAGTCAGATAAAACATTATGCACCTTCATTTGTGCCTCTGCTTTTGCGGTGCGCTCAGCTATAGCCAATTTATCACGTAATTGTTGCATTTCACCctacaaaataatgaaattgtTCATGTTTTCAATAAAGCCTAAAAAACTTTATCTAATTTATGTGCAGTCAAATAACTTCCTTCTAGCACTTATGTTATGgctgaaaataaattaaatagctTCACAAATGATATAAGAAATATCTCTCAGCCTCTCTTACAGTTTTTCCACTTATGACTGACTACCCTCTTTACCAGCCAGTAGTCCTCTAACCTTGGCATCAGGAATATAAACATCTAACCACAATGTAACCAAGAAGACTAGTGTCAAAGATTAGAACAGGAAAAATGAAATATCTTATACATGACACTCTGAAAACATCAATCAACAGGAGTATTTAGTGAACATCTGTTACAAGAAATATTCAAATAACTTTCAAAAGACAAAGCAAAAGCAATTTCTGAGCAGTTTACATGCCTGAAAAAATCTTCTTTCTTCTAGCCACTGCTTCACAGGCATCACTTTATCATTAGCATCTTTCCACTCGTTTGCAACTACAGTCGCAACCCTGTTTGCAGTAACTTTGGCACGAGCTACTTCCCGCTCTAAAATTTTCCTTTCCTCCTATGTCAAGTTCGAAGATAGAACATATAAGCAGCTAAGAGCATCTGCAATGGactcaaaacaacaaacatcataCATGATAATTAGAATCTAAACAATGGTAATAATTACATTCATCTCTTGCACTTTACGCTGGTAATCGCGGACAGCATTAGCAGCAGCCCCACCAGCCAAGACTGCCTCTTCAAGCTCCCGAACAGTTTGGGTTAGTTTTTCAACTTCAGCAACCTTTTGCCGAAGCATTTTGTCCAAGATTTTGCCCTCCTCCTAACAAGGGTGTAAAATACTTCACTAAATTTTGTATTCCAATCATAgagtatgaaaaatatatatgccTACTAGCAAGTATAACCACaagtaaattaaaagaaatcagAAACCTGGCATATTTCAATCTGTTTCATTAACTCTTGGTTTTTGTTTTGCAGATCATCAACCAAAGATGCTTTTGCCAAAGCAATCTGAACCATTCTCTCAGCCTCAAGAAGCGCAGCCTCCTTTGATTTGGTAAGCCGATCTAGTGCTCTGTTGTCATCCTGCAGCTTTGCCACCTAAAAAAGTATAGCAGCAAGAATAAATAGATATCCCCTTTAGACTTGATTCTGATCATTGAATGAGACACCCATGGGACATCGAATAACTGAATAAACTACCATCCAGTCCCAGATGAAAATCAATTAATGCATAACATAGTAATCAAAATGTACCTCCATCTTAGCAAGCTTCAGCTCTGCCTCCAGGGGCGTGATAATAGCTTCAATAGGAGGCATTTCGTCATCTTTCTGTGCAGCATGAACTCTCCGAAGAGTAGCTTCTGCAGCAAATTGCGCAGCCAGTGCTTCCCTCTTCtcttcattgattttttttatttcaaggttcTGTCAAACATATTACTAGTATTAAGTTGCACTAAAATAATGGTTAttaagaagtgaagaaaaaatCCAATGAGGTAATACCTAGTGTAACTACTATTACTACCTTACTTTCCAGAAGAACTTCAGCAGCTTTTAGTTTTTCATCCACCTTGTTCAGCTCATCTGTCAGCTGAAATGATTAAACAGAATTAAAACACgtcataaaaaatgaaatttgaaatcTTTAACTACCAAAATCTTATACACACAGACTTCACGTAGCAAAAGCCTCGCAAAATTTAATACTTCAACTCAAAGAATTACTAAAAGCGTGTTGCTGTTGTAGAGAAATGAGAATATTCTAAAGTGAACGTATACAGTAGTGCATTGCTTTGCTTTGTGaaagaaaacaaggaaaacaaaatgtagtagTTTACAGCTTTAGTGGGAATCTTGTTCATACCACATAATACCTAGGTTCCTTGTTGAGAATAGAATacaacaagaaaaaaagaagaagcttaTCCTGGACCCTGAAACAACTTACACATGCAGGAGAAGCAAATAATACAGAATTATCAGACCACTAATAATACAGCTTCTTCATCTACCATCCCAGTTTCTGAAGATTTCTATACATTATATATTTCAAGCTCAGttgattcaaatttattattgcTCTGCttctttaataagaaaatggTTTTAAACAAATTCACTAGCCAAATAGACTCTAAATTCACTGtatgaaaacaaataataaaagaactTATCTTTTACTGACCAATTGAGCACttaatcaaaaaaaaaaatgactaaTTCGACGGTTCACCGAGACAGACACTATCCCATTTCCATCTTagaagttaaaataaaatacaattttctttcCTGAAAATTTACAAAGCAAATTACATCACTTAATTAGAGAATTCAATAGAGAAGATACCTCTTCAACCCCCTTTTCCTTAAGACGCTTCGAATTCCTCAATGACTTAATTTCCGCAAGTGCATCCCCAAGCTCCCTATCTTTCTCTGCAAGCCAGCTAATCcagagttaaaaaaaaaaaaaacaaaaaaacacgTGACACGAATAATCAAACTAAATAAAGCAAGTGCATTTTAATTAACTTGTTCCATGCTTAGTTTCAACAAACTCGTGTTAGAAAAATTGAGAagaatcaattaattaattagtaatttatttaatttcggTTTTTCAGTGAATTTGAACATAGCACGCTCTTTGTACACACGAATGAAGAGGTATCtgatataatgttttatttttcgtcGAGAAAGAAGTTGGTGAGTgaaattgaagttgaagaaatgGTGGATGCCTCGGAGTTCATTCTGGAGGCGGGTGAGCTCGACGCGGACCGGATCGGAGCCGTGAAAGAGCGTGATGAAGTCGTCGGAGGGTTTCTTAGGACGAGGCTTGAAAGACTTGGAGTCAGGTTCTCCGGCATTCCCAATGTGGGTGCTCGCCATCACAGATCTGTTTAGCGATGCCTCAACCCcatacaagaagaagaagaaccctaACTAACcacaatttcaaaataaaaaaccaaagaGAGAACAGTGGGTTTGTTTGTATCGTTGTACTGTAAGAGTGTTAATGTGTGCTGTTACTGTGTTGGTGTTCTGCAGTGACAGTGATATTAAGGTGTAGGCAGCGTTTGGAAGAGGCAGAAAAAACAGGGCCAGGATTTTAATTAGGGAAGATCAATGATAAGAGAAGGTGAAAGcaattaatttttcatgaaaaaaataaagttttcacacaattaaaattaaattatgaataaattcgtttataaaaatacattaatttcttccaaatttaatttgaatttatcaattcttattatgtaaaaaaacaAAGTTCATTCGAATAATTGGGATGGAAATAGAAACAAAACCGACTTACGTTAGTGACCACTGTCTTAATCTATAAACCAAaaactttattgttttttttccttactccttttaagaaaaaataacaaataaaaaatatatataaatttaaagtatataactattagattttatttttgcGAAATTTAACTGGTTTTCCGATAATGAGATATATTATCATTGTTGAATTTGGCATGGCACTGAAAATGCACACGTGTGGGGAGGAAAGAAATGGTGTTGCACGTGTAGGTTTATTGTGAGAAGAATGGTTTGGTTGGTGTAAATGattaagaatgaaaagaaaGGAATAGGTGGATGGGATGATAAGTAGGGTTTAGTTTCGGGTAGGTACAGTAGAGGAAATGGAATAAGAAGGGAAGGATAGCACATGGGAGTGGAAGTATAAAACTTGTCATCACAACACTTCAATCCATTTCCATGGACAAAACCTAAATCACCCATTTTgtcttttcataaaaaataaaataatttcattcttctttatatttttattggtcaataatttttatttcgataaatatatatgttaccatatttaatattttagtttttcaaaacaatgtGATACTAATGTTCTGATACAAATAGAATAACATgggttaaatttattaattgaattaattattaatatccTAATATGGATAAGTAACTAACCTTGTTATTACTCACAAATATATCAGACCTTTTTGGTCATAAATTTTGATAGTGTATTAGAAGTGAATTCGGATTGCTTtgtaaatcaaataataaaatatgaagttAATTTTTGTGTGAAGCAGAATTGCACATTTATAAGACAGAAAAATGgatttaaacaaaaacaatatatcatataaaattCCTTAACTGTTCAACTTActaatttttataactattttcttttttaaaattattgcttatattttgtatgttttatattttatttatgttttcatataTAAGTTTCATATTTGAAGGTTTATTTAATCCTTTGGTAAGATTTGTAAGTTTAGTctgtctttcttttttatttgttttttattttattttatttaggatTATGTTTTAATTCCAGTAGTTATTTTGTAAGTTTATTCCGTGTTTTAGATAATTTAGTGATATTCTCtatattaagaagtgaattttataattatcgAATATGAGACTAAATATTAATGGATAGTTCAATAACAATTTGATAGTGAGTGAAATAATAGACTTAACAAAGAACAAATTTCGTTAAGATAAACTctaatatcatattaagaagtgaactttaaacttATCTCAATCctataaaatcaacttataaaataagatttatattcttttatatattataaattgaccttatctttaACTGTGTGATATCTTTAATCATGTGAGACTTCCACAAGTTATTTGTATGTTTCAAGTTACATTTTTTGCATATTGTTTGTAAAACAAGCAAATATTAGATGATCAATGGTAAGTCATTTGGattatataagttttatatGTCTATTACAATTACATTGAATACTGAATttgtatacaaattttaaatttagataatttAGTTTTCAAGGTGATTTTTTTGTGGTTTTGAACatattaattgtttgaaataGTCAAATGGAGTTATACTCTTATAAcatgaaaactatatattaaataattgtatatgATCATTATAAACTTACACTAAATTGTGGattttaaagatgtttttaaaaaattacaaatttgttATTCCTCCCTATCTTATCATATTTAGTTGTCACTTGAACAACGCTCAAATGAAGAAAAGTAGTTTATGTGCATAATATTAACACTTGAGCACAGCTCCATCACTTAAGTGATAATATTTACCAATTAAGTTgtgatataaatttttaagtaaGAGACATGTCAAAACGATTTTTGTCCTTAAATTTTCCATCACTTAAGCAACAATGgtcacataaataataaaataatgttgaGGTGGATTATGCTAAATATATTAATGCTCAAGCTTATCTCTGCAACTTAAGAGATATAGGATGTTATTTTACCAATATGGTTGTGGTTCAAACCAGATAGGTGTTTCATCAAATTTTGCTCCTCTAGAAGCATATCACTCAATCATTCAAACGgtataatatatcatttaagtGACAATATTATTGTTAGAGGGACaatagtttaataaattttctccTATTTCATACAGAAAATGAAGTTAATGCATCATTTTgcataattaatcaatttatatgtgtataattgtttcattatataatattggaGATTTTTTAGCATCCATTTGAACAATTGTATGtaaatttattgatttgaaATGTTATCTTAAATTAGATCATTTTAAGTCATATTCATGGAACTATATGTTGAATTAATATATAGTTTGTAAAAGTAATTACAAGAACTCTTACTTcaataataattcaaatcacGTAGATTAAGATATTAAACgataaaaagtaaagaaaagttTTATACGACTATTAagtattattgattatattattgtAAGATGATAATCTTTTAGTAcgatatatttaatataagtgTTGTGAAAGGtgtcatttattattatatattattagagTTAAAGTTTTCAGACTAATAGTGCTTTGAAATGAATATGATAAAGTCAATTCGATctgaattaatataattgaatcaCGATTTAAAATGTTTGTATTTGCACATAGGCTATAAATTCTAGGTAGCTTTCCCTTTTGTGTTTATTATATAACTTCCTATTGTTATTGTATTTGGTTTATGAACAAATAACATTGCAGAACCAAGAAACAATTTTTGGACTCACATAAAGAATCTATCTTAAGGTTAGTTTCTACTGGAGATGGTTATCACacgtcagatattactctctaatgaatttttatatgtatatgaAATGTCTTTCTATGATCATAAGTAGTAGAGAGGTATATTTATTCTTAGGGTTaacgtttttttctttttataatttcttgGAAATGTATTTCTCTTTTCTGTTATTGTATTTCTCCCCAAATTTCTGGCATAGAATTCGAAATCTCAAAAAACTATGTTTGAGTAATTGTTCATCGTTCCGAAAGGATTAGGCCTCTCTATTACA
This sequence is a window from Vigna angularis cultivar LongXiaoDou No.4 chromosome 2, ASM1680809v1, whole genome shotgun sequence. Protein-coding genes within it:
- the LOC108329699 gene encoding microtubule-associated protein 70-1, encoding MASTHIGNAGEPDSKSFKPRPKKPSDDFITLFHGSDPVRVELTRLQNELREKDRELGDALAEIKSLRNSKRLKEKGVEELTDELNKVDEKLKAAEVLLESKNLEIKKINEEKREALAAQFAAEATLRRVHAAQKDDEMPPIEAIITPLEAELKLAKMEVAKLQDDNRALDRLTKSKEAALLEAERMVQIALAKASLVDDLQNKNQELMKQIEICQEEGKILDKMLRQKVAEVEKLTQTVRELEEAVLAGGAAANAVRDYQRKVQEMNEERKILEREVARAKVTANRVATVVANEWKDANDKVMPVKQWLEERRFFQGEMQQLRDKLAIAERTAKAEAQMKEKYQLRFKVLEERVKTSIGNFKFTVSDGKNISTGPSRRQSFGGAESPSASSSNGYLSRKTSTSRSGSLRSNSANVLLKHAKLSSRSFDGGSRNLERERPTFDANGVDNMPTKTNNQTITSETITAHERANGIPVNKSIAENEDCVSGMLYDMMQKEVISLRKACHEKDQTLKDKDDAIEMLAKKVDTLNKAMEVEARKMRREVASMEKEVAAMRISKEHDHRARRASAPRGTVNSQTISTRSARNF